Proteins from a single region of Undibacterium sp. KW1:
- a CDS encoding DUF1272 domain-containing protein, which translates to MLELRPNCERCDCDLPPDSDKARICTFECTFCVDCVEGPLQGICPNCGGNFVSRPIRPQNKLLNNPASTKRVHAKQIKP; encoded by the coding sequence ATGCTTGAACTCAGACCGAATTGCGAGCGCTGTGACTGTGATTTACCACCGGATTCTGACAAGGCCCGCATTTGTACTTTTGAATGCACCTTTTGCGTTGACTGCGTGGAGGGTCCCTTACAAGGTATATGCCCGAATTGTGGTGGGAATTTCGTCTCAAGGCCAATCAGGCCGCAAAATAAGCTGCTGAATAACCCTGCATCGACCAAACGTGTACATGCAAAACAAATTAAGCCTTAG
- a CDS encoding ribonuclease HI family protein produces MDFNFTYQQLVSIATRKERVLSRQLTKQEKLQAVEALFKLLEAAAHNSGLQDISELAQQREAIKVADAAQRLVKKVAQQKSKKDRDLTLLPANTWLAWFDGSAVPNPGKCRIACILKAPDGQNFEHIAHMEYGDSCDAEYSGLILLLQQAVQHGIVNLLVHGDSQVVIDDFNHIKLSSLLRIQKYRQQAQELASAFEQLRVSWVPRHKNQLADALTQMRSD; encoded by the coding sequence ATGGATTTCAATTTTACATATCAACAACTAGTCAGTATTGCTACGCGCAAAGAGCGCGTGCTTAGTCGTCAATTGACAAAGCAGGAAAAGCTGCAAGCTGTGGAAGCACTTTTTAAGCTGCTGGAAGCAGCGGCGCACAATTCAGGTTTGCAGGATATCTCAGAGCTGGCACAACAGCGGGAAGCCATAAAGGTGGCGGATGCTGCTCAAAGATTGGTCAAGAAAGTTGCACAGCAAAAGAGTAAAAAAGATCGAGATTTAACTTTGCTGCCTGCAAATACCTGGCTGGCCTGGTTCGATGGCTCGGCTGTGCCTAACCCGGGGAAATGCCGGATTGCTTGCATACTCAAAGCGCCCGACGGGCAAAATTTCGAACACATAGCTCACATGGAGTACGGCGACAGCTGTGACGCTGAATACAGTGGTTTGATACTGCTATTACAGCAAGCGGTACAACACGGGATAGTGAACTTGCTTGTGCATGGCGATAGCCAGGTGGTCATTGATGACTTTAACCATATCAAGTTGAGTAGCTTGTTGCGCATACAGAAGTATCGTCAGCAAGCACAGGAACTGGCCTCTGCATTTGAGCAGTTGCGTGTGTCTTGGGTGCCCAGGCACAAAAATCAATTGGCTGATGCACTTACTCAGATGCGGTCAGATTAA